The nucleotide window AATTAATGTGGTTGACCCTCCTGTTAAACATTTAACTTGTCTTCAAAGTTTTAAGATTATAAACAACATTTTCATTGGTGGTTTTATCCATAAAGCTTTTTCCATGTACAGGATTATTTCATTACACTATAATACCCAATGTGAAATTACTGCATGAAGGAGTATAAACATTTTTGAGGTTTTTGCTACATAGTTGTCTTCTAGTTTTCAAAAAGGAGTACAAATTTACACCACCTGTAATATACTAGAGCATCTGTTTCAATGTAACCTTCTCAGCACCGAGTTCTATCGTTTTATTTCTGCTGATTACACAGATGAAAACTACATCTCATTTTatcacatttcttttattatcagTGCACTTTCCAAATGTGGGTTAACTAGTTGCATTTCTTATTTGGTATACCTTCTATTAAGCCAGTACTGTTAAAGCGGGAAAACTCTAGAAATTGAGCTGAAGTGTAAAAATATAACCATTCTGATATCGAATTCATGACTTTAAGTCCTGGAAAAAGCTATTAAATACACAATGTATCAGCTCCCTCTTGTCCAGTCCTTTATAACATCCACTGTTCTTTTACTCTATTCCTACTCCAAGGCTTAAAcaatgatagaaaaaaaaaacactataagTACACTGTTTTCCCTATGGGCTCATCAATTCTAACTACAGCTGGGTCCTTGCTCAACTGCCCTTCCATTCACTATTTAGCCTACTCCCTAGCCTATTTTCAAACAAGTGAATCCTTCCAATTTTCCTCAAGATTCTACCGTCCCAAATTTCCCCTCACTCTTAGTAGATAACTTTTCCTCCTACCTTACACTGAAGGTAAAACATTCAGTGAATTTCCCTAACCTTCCCACACattaaaatttctctatttttatcctTCTCTCCCCATTTCTTTCAATCTCAAAAGAACAACGCATGCCCTCTCATTCCCAAGACTAACTCCTTCCCTGGATCATTCacttttctgtttcctctgtgACTTCTACTTCACTTCCCAATCATCCAGGTTAGTGGCCCCAGAGATAGCTTTAATCCTTCTCAGTTTTTGGCATGTACAGGCATCTCATTAATTGCTAAATCCtacaaaatgtgaattttttgtGTCTCCTAAATCCATCTTTCCCTTTCCAAGACTGCTGTCCTACTTTAGGCGCTCTCAATCATTTTTCTGTGCTCTTAAGGTATCCTCTAATGGGTCTGTCTGTCTCTATTATCTCATTTCTTCAATGTTTCACAATCCATACAAttgtaaattttttcttcttaagacaTAGATTAAATCacactttaaaatacagaaataatcacATTGTTGTTTCCTCCATTCCCCATCATGGCTTTTGGACACCTAGAGAATAAAGCTGAATCTACCTAGCACAGCAATCATAATCTTGCCCCCACCTATGTAGCCAACCTTACTTCCTAATAGAGCCTCTTCTATTTAATATACCTATTCTGGAGCCATTCTATATTATACTATGCTCCCTGATTACAACATCACATGCAACTATACCCCAATGCAATGGTTTCTATTGCTATTTCTGTGAAAGATGCATTAGGGTCACTTCAATATTTTGGAATCCCCAATAGTTCAAATGCCACTTCCTCTATGAAACCTTCCCCAACCTCCTGAGTAGGAATATATGATTATTTCCTCTGGACTTCTTCAGCACTTTATTCACACCAACTTATAAAATTTAACACAGAATGTTTTGAGTTATTATTAtgtgtacaaatatttgttgtgtaattatttgtataaatgcCCCTCACTGGGTTATAAACACTTTGAATGTAGGGACTATGCTGCATTCTCTGTATTTTCCCCACCATTAATGTCCAGTCAGTGCTTGacactaaataaatacttttgaatgaatagatgaatgaattaattctaattttaacTGAAGGGGAGGGAGTCATCACAGAAAACAGACTATCCTTTCATACTTCCTCAGATCTGCACTGAACCTGATGACTTAACTTGGGTCTTACTTATTTAAACAAAGTGCCTTGCCTAACTCTTCTtacaattaaaattatacaaagcCTAAAGTATAACAATTTATCTATGGAAAACAAATTTTGGCAAGGAAACACAATTTCACAGTGATGTAAACACAATGCTAGTAAATCTCAAACACAAACACTCAAAATTGAAGAAGGAACTGGGGGAGTTCGAAGAATCTAACATAAAATCACCTGCTAAGagcaaaacataaaatgataGAGCAGGGGACATATATTTTGATTAAGCCAGCTTGTGTGGAGAAGACCTACTGTAAAATTCAAAGGTATATTTAAAAAGTCCATAGATTTGAGACATTTCATTAgtctatttcattttgctttctttatttgGTTTCCCCTGGGAATACTGTCActtgaaaaattaatttgtgtTGGCAGGATAAAAGCCCCAAATTTAGCTAACAATTTGGTGACCAGTTTTGCAACTTAAATGCTCTTAGTTAACTTGAATGGATGACTCTATCATTTTCTCTCAAACAAAGACAACAAATGCTGCCAAGGAGATTACCTTGAACTAAGATGCTTGCTGTCGATGTAGAATCATGCATGACAGCTGAAATAAAGGAGTCTTTAAAATTGCTAACCATTTATTTGTGAATGGGTCAATGAGAAATTTGCTGTCGTGTGCAGCTAACTCCACCTACCTCCTAAACACATACTTTATGTATGTGATTATGCAGACATGTCTGCCCTACTAGGGATTAAATGAATGTAGATTAGCTATGATGCACTGCCTCTGACTTAATCTGAATAAATAAAGGTGAAAATATTACTGATCAAAAAACCCAGCAGTAATATAATGACCTATAAAGCAGGAAAAATGGGTATCATACCTTTGAACCAGGTGGTGCTGTCAAGCCTAAAAAGGCATACACTGCATTATTTTCTCTGGCTTCAAAGAAGGCATCATAGTCCTTGGTGAAAAGAAGGCAAGAAGAATTAGCAATGAGCAaccaacaaaggaaagaaaacaggagatTTATTCAGAATGATCTAGCTAGTAGACAGGATCAGCGATCTCCTATGGAGCAGAGAAGCTAACTTCCATAATGCTAGAATTCATAATGCTAGTAAAGAGTCAAGTCTTCTGGATCCCATTTAATGTGGGTTAGAAAGTGTGCTGTTCTGTTGGACAGAAACTGTTCCATATCACACAGAATTTAAATCTGCCTGTAGCTTCTTCCATAGCCCAAAACAGCCAACTATTTCCTAGTAAGAGGCTGTTTATTTCTGGTGGGAGACTGCTTTCTAGGACctcatatttttcttccattattgaTTTAGACAGAGATATCCTCAGAATCTACAGTAGACCAAATACTAACTAGACATGCTCAAGGCCAGAAGAATAATGAATCTGTGCTGTGTTTTGAGGAAGGGACTGAGATGCTCATGAAATATGACCAGAAAAGCAACCAAACCATTAGGTAGCTTCAACCTGGGGAATCCAAGAGAAGCCTCATGCAACTGAATTTGGGTGGGCTTCCTACTGTCATCCTCTAAGCCACCAAGCATTCTCCAAAAGTAACAAATAGACTTGCCTAAATTTGACTCTGACTTATAATCAATAGCAAGCATACATAGAATACATAGCCATTGTCTATATCTGGCCTTAActagtttgatttttaaacacacaGAGATAAGCTTGGCATTTTGCCTAATTTATTAGAGTTGAAAAGCACTGATTATTTGCTGGCTTCTCTAAAAATTGCCTCACCAACAGGTTACCAATTGCAGAGTTCTTTTCcgagcaccttttttttttttttttcctgggaacTTTGAAGATCTGGAGACATAAAGCTTAGAGCTTTTCAAACCATGGATGACCCTAAAAGTTCAAACCCTATCCGAACAAATATCAGACTAGACATTTTCCTCTTATTTAGAGTTTCTTTTAATACAGTCAGAATTGTATAGAGCCACTGGGATCTCTCCAAAAATTGATTGATTAAAGGCATCTTTTTGTATACTCTAGATGTTGACAAAGGAATAAATCCTAAACAACAAGCATATATGTGCAGGCTCCCATACTCTTTGAGTTCACTATTCAAAAGTGGAACTGGATCCTAACACTTATTCCATACTGAGACACATGACTGATAAGAGATACTCAAGGTAAACAAACCATATATATCATATCTACACTCAACCACTTTGAAGTAACCTCAGAATACTAGTTAAAAAATCTAGTAGTCACAGAGAAAGTATTTACTATCATCAAAGTAACAAAAACAACTCATGTTGGTCTTTAGATTCACTTGAAAGAAAGCAAGTCCTCATGCAGATTGAAATCCGATGATATGATGCTATGTAGGGGACTCTAGTTGACTCTGTTTCAAGTATTTTGGGGTCAAAGTATATTATCATTTCTTGGTCCAAAACATAGAAAACATAAACAGTTTGTGAATCTGAGAGAAAAGAACATCAGTTTCTTAATTAAAccacattaattcattcattccacaaatatttattgagcacctactatgtgccaagcactgctctTGATGCTAGGAATATAAGCATAAACAAGACAGACTGTGACAGAGTCTGCTTCTTCTATAGGAACTctcttaaagagaaaaagtaaagatACTATATTTACATCTCTGGGATTCCAATAACATTAATCCAGAATGTATTCTACCATATATTGGTatcatattaattataatttcatgaaaatgaattttagttCTTCATATACATAGCATAACCTCTTTCAGAATGAAGATTACCCCCAAGATTTTGTATCTTCTATAGCAGAGCCTCACATATATAAGTAGGGTAGTAGTTTCTGTCAGGTTTCAGTCAGGAAATAAGAACCTAAGGCATAGTTAAGTGGTTCTCAACAGGATGTAATCTTTCCCCCAGGGGATAATCTGGCAATGTCTGTGGAAATTTTTGGTTGTTCACAATTGAAGATGCTGCTAAAgatcctacaatgcacaagacagcccccctaaacaaaaaattatccacCTAAGATGTCAATTGTGCCAAGGTTGAAAAACCTGAGATAGTTTAATAGAGGTAATTTAATATGGAGACTTAATTACAAAGGGTTAAAGAACTGAAAGGCAAACAGGAGATGGTGAGACAACCCAGAGATTACTAACAGTAGGAAGCTCCTGCCACAACTaggtttaaagggaaaaataaagatggtGATATTATAGATCCCAGGAGCTGGGACAGCTGGTAGAGCTGGTAGCACAAAGGAGATACAGCCACTGTCATGGACACCTccagaaacaaggaaaagaataCCATGATTTTTCCCCTCCTCCATTCCTGTAATCTTCCAACCAGTAGTGCCTCCCATTATTGGCCAAACCTAAtagagagcaagtggcaatgggGACTGGGAAATGTAATTTGCAGAGGACGGCCCCTCACAATACCGAACagagcaagaaaacaaatgaagggATTTCTgagtaaatagaaaaatgaacaacacAGTGTGGTTTAATTAGAGTAGAAGCTTTAGAGTAAAACAAATCTAGGTTTAAATCCTAGTTGCATTACTACTTCCTAGTTGTGTGACCTAGAAAGCTATTTAACCTCTTCTAGACCTCAaattctttatctataaaataggagcaatacctacctcataggattagtACAAGAATGGAttataatacacataaaacataTAGCACAATTACTGAAAATGTAATAAGTTTTCTATGAATGATTTCTATGTACTCTTCTCCCCATGAATTGGAAAatgacaaatcttttttttttttttttttttttttttaatttcagcttattatggggtacaaaagttcaggttacatacgttgcccatgtaccgcctatccccccaagtcagagctccaggtgtgtccattccccagatagagTGCATTGCACTAGtgaaacccctgtggaaagcattatggagataccttaaatgGAAAATGACAAATCTTACCTTTCACTGTTATTGAACTCCTAACTCCGTGCCTCGTACAAAGCAGGCACTCAACTGAGGTTGGATTCCtttttcattaacaaatatttatttgattatttgtttcTCATTTCCATTCCTTCATTTCCATCTTCCCATTTCTCAGTGATACTTGCCTTATTTCTGTAACACACTCCATTTTCCTGCACTGTGGCTTGTAAGGTAGAAATAAGCCAGGTAAATGTGGTTTCTCAAATGTACCCTTATAATCCAAAATGTGTTTACTTTCAAAAGTCAAACAATTGAAATTTCTGCTTCAAGAAGGAGAGACTAAGACAACACCTGCTTTCTTAGATTGGACTAGATGAGGCCTCTTTCAGTCCCTGAGATTCTGAAATTTGcagaaatttcaaatattatggCATTGATGTTACATTATATAAAAGAATAGCCTAAGTGCCTTCTCCTTATTTACAGAACATGTCTTTGCACATTGGCCCTGTTTGCAGCAACAGGTGAAATCTCCAGGTTCCTCTTTAGAGGTGACAAATTCActcacagagaaaatattttctaccagtgtactttctcatttttatcaTATTCCTCCCTAGGATGCTCTGAATTGGCATCTAAAAGGCTTTCTGCCAAAAAGCATCCTTCTCACTCCCATATAAACATATGATGTAGAAGATTTGAATTGATGCCTCTAAACACATTTGCTCCTCAGTCATGTTAAACCTGaggacttattttcctttgggtaactACACAAtaaagggattgctggatcaaatggtaggtctacctttagttctctgaggtatctccatagtactttccatagaggttgtactagtttgcagtctcaccaacagtgtataagtgttcctttctttccacatccacaccagcttctgttgtttgggactttttgataaaagccattctcactggagttcggtgatacctcattgtggttctgatttgtaGTTCcctgattagaaatgttgagcatttttttatatatttattggccaatggtctatcttcttttgaaaagcttctgtttgtgtcttttgctgatgtttggggttgattttttcttgctgtttttcctgagttctttgtagattctggttattggccctttattggatgtatagcatgcaaatattttctcccattctgtaggttgtctattcgctctattaattgtttccttggctgtgcagaagctttttaatttaatcaggtcccatttatttatttttgttgttgctgtgattcccttcagggtcttcataaattctttccctagtccagtatctgtaagagtttttccaacattttattcttccagaattcttatagtttcatgccttgagtttaagtctgtcatccatcatgaattaatttttgtgagaggtgagagctgcagatcctctttcagtattctacatgtggctatccaattttcccagcaccatttagtgaatagggattcttttttccagtgtatgtttttgtctgctttgtcaaagattagttggctaTATGAGGACGGTTTTATATATGGATTCTCTGTTCTGCTTTATTGGTCTAtgttgctgttttggttactacagccttgtagtgtagcttgaagtctggtaaagtgatgccacctgatttattctttttgctcatggttgctttggctatttggggtcttttctggttccatacaaagcacagaattatttttctagatctgtgaaaaatgacattggtattttgatggggattgcattgaatctgtaaatcactttcagttgtatagatattttaacagtgttgattctgccaatccatgagcatgatacatttttccatttgtttacatcctctgcaatttccttcctcagtgataacagttctccctgtagaggtcttttacctccttggttaaatatattcccagttattttattttctttgttgctattgtgaaagttattgagtctttgatttgattctcagcttgactgctactggtgtataggaatgctagtgatttgtgtacattgattttgtaacctgacacttcgctgtatttatttttatcaattccaggagtctcctggcagaatctttggggtttcaaatgtttattgtagcacaattcacaattgcaaatgtgtggaatcaacccaagtgcccactgatacatgagtggattaataaaatgtggtacatgtataccttggagtactattcagccataaaaaatggcgAACAACCTGGACTGAACTGGAGAACAtacttctaagtgaagtatcacaagaatggaaaaataaataccaaaagtaCTAACTACTAAAATGTAACTAGTTGATcaacatgcatgtgcacatgttagtaaaactcaatggaaatcaagcaggttggcggggggggggggggcgcggggggggggaggaaggaatgtgtaaattcacacctgacaggtacaatgcacactatctgggtgatgggcacacttataactttgactcaaactgtacaaaaccAATTTatgaaaccaaaatgtttgtacccccattatattctgaaattaaaataaataaataaataaataaacctgagGACTTAGCAATGCAAGCATATATTTATTCCAAATTTCTATAGCTCTTGCATATATTTTTTGTATCATGTCATTGCATGTATGTGGTTTCATAATCGCTCTCCCATTATTTCAGGTGTGTATGATTCTTTCCACACCCCATGCCCAACCGACTCCTCAAGAGAAGAatctatgttttatatatacttgTGCATGTCATGGTGCCTAGAATGGCCATAGGCTACAGAAGTTACTTAAATAAACAGTAAATGAAGAATACAAAATGAAGGCTCCATGGTTAAAATGAAGATGAATTAAGATGGCACACTTAGAAATCCCTGTCACAAAGCAAAAACTCAATGTTTTGTTTCCCTCATTTCTTATATGAGCTTTATTAGCTAActtaaaattttgagaaaatctACTAATGATACCAAAATATAAGTATTACTAGCTTCAAGTAGAAAATcagatatttctctttttaactaattttaatcTAAATAACCAAAACAGCTGACTTTTCTTCAGAGGCTTTTCTGTGGACACACTAGAAACACAATTTCTCTGGCTggaaacaagatgaaaaaatgtAAAGTCGACTATATATCCAAGGTCTGTATTTGTACATTCACAGTTAGTTTCGTGTGTGTGGCTGACTCATCCGTTTGCCTACTAGTAGAAGGCAAAATACTCCAGCTGGTTAGTGGTTGCAGAGGGAAAATGACTGTAAGCAGATTTGGAGGTGGGTATGAAAGAAATAGGATGGATTTGGGgcaatttatttcaataaacaaaaattaaaattgtttcctTACCCCACGGTACTGGCTTTCATTGAAAATCTGAGGTGGCAGAGGGTACCCTGTGGCTGGTCGACTGTTTTCAGGTACATTTTCTCTCATCCACTTCCGATTCTCTTCATTTGCTGCaatatctttttcttcaaatCCTATTTTGTTGGCCTCTAAGAAACCAAGCACATCTTGCTGTTTCTTCTTAATCTAGGACCCAAATGACAAGAAACCATATTGCTTAGCAAAcagcttttgttgtttgtttttatttttcaaattcaacAAAGAGTTTATGAGCTAGCATAAATGAATTGAGATATGGAACAAAATTTGTGGTTTCTTTGAGAAGATATATGCTTTTTCCCTCTTTATTATTGTCTTGTTAATGATGTCTCACAAATGAGTCAAGGACCTTTTAGCCCACAGGTCCTTCTATCAagctaactttttctttttttccattgaaaattCCCATTTTCAGTGATGCAGATGCAAGGCTAGTTGATACTATCAATAACCTAAAGTAATGCAGTTAACTCAAAATTGTGGGTAGTGGaaaactatgttttcttctgactATCTACAAGCCTGT belongs to Eulemur rufifrons isolate Redbay chromosome 30, OSU_ERuf_1, whole genome shotgun sequence and includes:
- the SH3BGRL gene encoding adapter SH3BGRL, which codes for MVIRVYIASSSGSTAIKKKQQDVLGFLEANKIGFEEKDIAANEENRKWMRENVPENSRPATGYPLPPQIFNESQYRGDYDAFFEARENNAVYAFLGLTAPPGSKEAEAQAKQQA